ATGATGTTTTAATTTTTTTTAAGTATTATTTAGTCATTTAAATTATATATAATGAGGTTAAGTCTATGTCAAGGGTTTATAATAACTTTTTAGGTTAATTTTGTGAAAAATATGAAGTTCACCTGATTAATAATTAGAACATATTTCATTCATAAATAGAATTATTTTTTTGTTATAAATAAGGTTAAATACTTTTTTAGTTTTTTGATATAAAGATTAAATAATTATGTGAGAGAATTTAAAAGAGTTTATAAAATATTCTTAGAGGTGTATTTATGTTGAATTTTTTTATTGGACTATTTTTTAGTTCTATCATAGCTATTATTGCTTATAAAAGTAATTCGCTTACTTTTAGCGGTTCTTTATGTGCAATTTTTGTAGGGACTTTGATATATACATTTGGGGGATTTTATCTTTCTATAATTATGATTTCTTTTTTTGTATCTTCTTCTTTAATTACAAAATTTAAAAAAGATATAAAAAATGATTTTGAAAAACTATATAAAAAAACATCCAAAAGAGATTATACACAAGTCTTAGTCAATTCATTACCTGCTATTATATATTCTATATTATATTTTTATAGTAAAAATAATATGTTTCTTGTCGCTTATGGAGTTTTTTTTGCCGCGGCTAATTCTGATACATGGGCTTCAGAGCTTGGAGTTTTAAGTTCTCATGATCCAATAAATATACTTACATTAAAAAAAATGCAAAGAGGTATTTCTGGAGGAGTAACTTTAACAGGATTATTTTTTTCATTTATAGGTTCTTTTTTTATTGGTATTGTATTTATGATTGGATATATTATAATTTTTAAAAATTTTTTAGTTCTTGAAATTGTAAAAATGTTTTTAATAATTACTTTTGGTGGTTTTATAGGCTCTTTTTTAGATAGTTTATTGGGAATTCTTT
This genomic interval from Oceanotoga teriensis contains the following:
- a CDS encoding DUF92 domain-containing protein; this translates as MLNFFIGLFFSSIIAIIAYKSNSLTFSGSLCAIFVGTLIYTFGGFYLSIIMISFFVSSSLITKFKKDIKNDFEKLYKKTSKRDYTQVLVNSLPAIIYSILYFYSKNNMFLVAYGVFFAAANSDTWASELGVLSSHDPINILTLKKMQRGISGGVTLTGLFFSFIGSFFIGIVFMIGYIIIFKNFLVLEIVKMFLIITFGGFIGSFLDSLLGILFQSLYIDSMGVYTEKEFSNGKKNKLVKGYAFFDNNMVNLLSTSFVSFLSVFVYNFL